The segment TCGGCTCTCCCTGGCGGACTGTGGGCAGGTCATGCTTGGCCCAAAATCCTTTGCCCCACTGGGAGGGCGTTCCCCGGTGGCTCTGCCACGTCTGGACAGGGCTAAAGCCGATATTGGCACAGCCGGGCAAATCTCGCTGGGCACGACCCTGGGCACATTTGACCTGCCACTGACGGGATTGTTGCGCTTTATCTTTGGCTTTGCCATCCCCGATTACCGCGAACTTAGCGCGCAAATTGTCCCGGCCAGCCGCATTTCTGAAGCGGGGGGGGTGCGCATCATTGTCACCGACCTGGAAGGCAACCGCTGGATGGTAGAGGGCGCCCCCGAAAACCTGCCCCAATTGATAAACTTTCTGGCTTACCGCATTGCCCTTGATTGGCAGGCCGACCGCACCGGTCAGGCCTCCGATGTTGACAGCGCCAATCTGGCCCTGACCCTGGGCAACCAAGCCTATGCCGCCGGAAACTATACCGTGGCCCTGGCCTACTACCGCCTGGCCGAATGGTTTCGCCCCGACGTGGCCACCGTTGAGGTAATGTTGGGTTTAACCCAACTGCAATTAAGCCAAACTACCGCCTCGGCGGAAACAGCAAGTATGCTGCGCGATAAAGCTGTCCGCGCCTTTAACCAGGCCGCAGTTCTGGAACAAAACAATACCGACCTCTACCCCTACCTGGCCTGCCTGTACCAAGAACTTGGCGATGGCCAACAGGCCGCCGAAAAATTGGAAGCCTTCAACGATACCCTCCGCCCGGACAGCCCCGACGCCAAACAACAACGCATCACCGAATTGAGCAAAAAACAACTGCGGGGCCCAGGCCGCCTTCTTTCCACTTTCTATCGCCCTGCCGAAGCCGGTTTTGACCTCTACTATATTTCCGAGAACGCCGCCTGGTCTGTCCCGGCCTTGCCCAAAGTTCCCTCTGTAGACACCCTCAATGAACTCAAAAAACCTATGATCGCGGGCGAGGCGCCGCGCCAGGTTTTTGCCGTGGCCGGCGGGGCCTATTACCTGACCACCGACGGGCTGGTCAGTTTCTACCAACCCAACCGGCCCACCCTGGCCGTTATGGATGCCGAAAGCCTGCAACTCAAACGACTGCCCTCCGGTGAATTTCTTTTGGGAGCGTCGCCGGACGAAGCCGACCTCAATACCGGCGGCATTAGCCAGATTTTTGCCGATGGAGAACTGCTCTTTTTGGTTGATCGTTTTGGTCGAATTCTGCGTTTGCGCGTGGTTCAAACCGGCACCGGCGGTCTGGAGGTAAAAGTTGAGGCCATGGCCGAGGTGGAGGCTCGCCAGATTTTTCTGGATACCAACGCCCTTTACGTGCTCAAAGAAGATGGCACCATCTGGCGCATCTCCGACCCCCGCGCGGGCGACCTGCAAACCGCCCGCCAATTGGTCAGCGACACCGACAACCAGGAAATCACGGCCGCCAACGGCGTGGTTTACATGCGGCGCGATAACGGCAATATCTGGCGTTACCTTGATGGCGAGGGCAGTGAAGGCGACCTGCTGAAACGGATTGATCCGGGCATTAACACCAACCACATCTTTATTGCCGACCCGGGTTTATTTGTTCTCAAAAACGACGGCTCAATATGGCTGATCCGCAATCCCCAAAACCCCGGCAAAAACGATTTTGAACAACTCAATCTCCCGATGACTAACCGGATGGCCATGAACGTGACCGGCCCTAACCTGATTGCGCTGGAGCGCGAGGAAACCAAAGGCCCCGAACCGAAATTTTATCTCATCCCGGAAAGCTCAACCTCAGCCGCCAGCCAGGTGGTCCAAGCCCCCCTGCCGCCTTCACCCACCTCCATCCCCACCTCTACACCCACGCCCAGCCCGCCGCCCCCAACACCAACCACACCCCCAACGCCCACGGCCACGTCCAGGCCAACCGCCACTCCTACCCCAACCGCAATGCCCACTCTGGAAATCGAAGCCGAGATTGCGGCCGTGGTTACGCAAACTCGGACCATAGACAACGCGGCCGAAATCCTGGTAGCCACCGCCGCCAACCAGGCCAATTGGTTCTGGATAGACCGCACCGAAGTGACCAATCGCCAATATCAAGCCTGTGTTGAGGCTGAAGTTTGTACCATCAACGCCGATGGATACGCCGCTTTATTTTACCTGCCCGACCACCCCGTGGTGGGCGTAAATTGGTCCCAGGCGCAAGCCTACTGCGAATGGGTGGCTGGCAGTTTGCCAACCGTTTCCCAATGGCGGGCGGCTGCCTCGCCCAATGGCCGCATCTATCCCTGGGGCGATACCGGCCCCTCCTGCCAGGTGGCCGTTATCAACGACGCCTGCGACACCGCCGAACCCGGCACTCGCCCGGTGGGCAGCAAACCAAACGGAGCCGGTTCCCTGGGAGTTTTGGACTTGATAGGCAACGTGTGGGAATGGACCGCTACCCTGGGCAACAAAAACGACGCCCGGATACTTTTAGGCGGCTCCTGGAGCAACCCCGACGGTACCGCCCAAGGCGGGCTGGAGGCCTTCAACCCGGCCAACACCCTCTCACAAGGCGAAACGCATCGAGAAAATAACGTGGGCTTCCGCTGCGTGCGGCCCTATACCCCGGCCTCATCTAAATAAAACCCCTCCCCAAAAGGGTCTGTCCGACATTTTAGGAGGACCGGGGTGTGTGGGGGGCGTCCCCCCAATTCCCCCCTCGGTGCTTTCCAAAAATTTGGGCGCACCCTCCCCAAAAGTGTAAAATTGACAAAATCGGCCAGTTAGTCCATAATCCAACAAATCACTCACCGTCCGCGACTTGAAGTCGCACCTGGGGGCACTCTGCTGTGCGTCCACATTGGGGTAGGCGCAATCTCTCCCCGTCCGCAGCGAGGCGGACCATTTGACCGGGCAGGCAAAAGGGTGAGTGGCCGCCCGATCTTTCCCCATCCACATAAACCGGCATTTCTAACCCGATAACAATAGCGGACGGTTGCTCCATTCCGGCCCGCCGCTTCGATAAACGATTAGCTAAAAATCTACGGAGATGACTTTAACCCTGGAACGGCAAAGGGGATAGAGTTACTTGCGCCTACCAGAAAAACGTCCACAAAAATGTGCGGATAAAATTTTATGGCTATGGGAATAAAAAACGTCCAGAGAACAGCCGGCAAGACGATTCAAAATTAAAAACCAAATCATCAAGAAAGGAGTATCCAAAAATGAGAGAACATTCAGGAGAGCAACGAGGCAGAGTAGGGCTAGAAACCCACGGCATCACCAACGTAAACGACATCTATTGGAACTTACCCACCCCGGCCATATACGAGGAATCTATTCGCCGGCGTGAAGGAATGGCCGCCCACATGGGGCCGTTGGTGGTGCGCACCGGCCACCACACCGGACGTTCGCCCAACGACAAATTTACCGTGTACGAACCTTCCAGCGCCGACCATATCTGGTGGGGCAAGGTCAACCGCCCTTTTGACGCCGACCGTTTTGATGAGCTGCACCGGCGCATGGCCACCTATTTGCAACTCAAAGACGTATTTGTGCAAGATTGTTGGGCTGGTGCCGACTCCAAATACCGGCTGCCGATTCGCATTATCACCGAATACGCCTGGCACAGCCTCTTTTGCCGTAATATGTTCATCCAGGCCACCCAGGAAGAACTGGCTAATCACCGGCCGGAGTTTACGGTGATTGATTGCCCCCGTTTTCACGCCATCAGTGAAGTGGATTGCACCAACTCAGAAGCTTTTATCATTGTCAACTTTGCCAAAAAATTGGTGCTGATTGGCGGCACCAGTTATGGCGGCGAAATCAAAAAGTCAATCTTTACGGTGATGAATTATCTGCTGCCGTTCACGGGCGTGTTGCCCATGCATTGTTCGGCCAATTATGGCCCCGGCGGCGATACCGCCCTTTTTTTTGGCCTCAGCGGCACCGGCAAAACCACCCTTTCCGCCGACTCTTCGCGCACCCTGATTGGCGACGATGAACACGGCTGGAGCGATACCGGCATTTTTAATTTTGAAGGCGGCTGTTACGCCAAAATGATCCGGCTGTCGCCGGAAGCCGAGCCTGAAATCTATGCCACCACCCGCCGCTTTGGCACCATTTTGGAAAACGTGACCATAGATACGGTCACGCGCGATCTTGATCTCAATGACGATACCCTCACCGAAAACACCCGGGGGGCCTACCACATCTCCAGCATCCCTAACGCCACCCTTACCGGCCGGGGCGACCATCCCCAAAACATCATCTTTCTCACCGCCGATGCCTTTGGCGTGATGCCGCCCATTTCCAAACTCACGCCCGAACAAACCATGTACCATTTTCTATTGGGCTACACGGCCAAAGTAGCCGGCACCGAAAAAGGCATCACCGAACCCCAGGCCGCCTTTAGCACCTGTTTTGGTGCGCCCTTTATGGCCCAACACCCCAGCGTATACGCCAAAATGCTCGGCCAAAAGATTTCTAAGCATAAGGTTGATTGCTGGCTGGTCAATACCGGCTGGAGCGGCGGACCCTACGGCGTAGGCGAACGCATGAAAATTGCCTACACCCGGGCCATGATCAATGCCGCGCTCAATAGCCATCTGGGCGAAGTGGAATATGTGGTTGACCCGATCTTTGGAGTGCGCGTGCCCACCTCCTGCCCCAATGTTCCCGACAAAGTCCTTATTCCCCGAAACACCTGGAAAGACTGCGCCGCGTACGACGAGCAAGCCAGAAAACTGGCGGCTATGTTTGTGGAAAACTTCAAAGAATTTGAAGACCAGGTTTCAGACAAAGTCAAGGCCGCCGCGCCCAACATTGGCTAAAACCTCTGTAGTGCGGGATCATTATTGACGGCTCAAGGCTGTCTCAGGAATTGTTGACCGATGACCAATGCCCGCCCCTGGCCCGAACCAACTGAATACGACGACCCCGAACCGGAGATTTTTGATGAAACCCCGCCCCCCGACCATCGCTCCGGCTACGTGGCCGTGATTGGCCGGCCCAACGTGGGTAAGTCAACCCTGCTGAATCACTTTCTGGGTCAAAAAATCGCCATTGTTAGCCCCAAACCCCAAACCACGCGCAACCAGCTTTTGGGCATTTTGACCATTCCGTCCGCGTTCGACCCCCACCCGCTGGAAAATTGCCCGCCGGCTCAAGTGATTTTTATTGACACGCCCGGCATCCACC is part of the Anaerolineae bacterium genome and harbors:
- a CDS encoding phosphoenolpyruvate carboxykinase, with amino-acid sequence MREHSGEQRGRVGLETHGITNVNDIYWNLPTPAIYEESIRRREGMAAHMGPLVVRTGHHTGRSPNDKFTVYEPSSADHIWWGKVNRPFDADRFDELHRRMATYLQLKDVFVQDCWAGADSKYRLPIRIITEYAWHSLFCRNMFIQATQEELANHRPEFTVIDCPRFHAISEVDCTNSEAFIIVNFAKKLVLIGGTSYGGEIKKSIFTVMNYLLPFTGVLPMHCSANYGPGGDTALFFGLSGTGKTTLSADSSRTLIGDDEHGWSDTGIFNFEGGCYAKMIRLSPEAEPEIYATTRRFGTILENVTIDTVTRDLDLNDDTLTENTRGAYHISSIPNATLTGRGDHPQNIIFLTADAFGVMPPISKLTPEQTMYHFLLGYTAKVAGTEKGITEPQAAFSTCFGAPFMAQHPSVYAKMLGQKISKHKVDCWLVNTGWSGGPYGVGERMKIAYTRAMINAALNSHLGEVEYVVDPIFGVRVPTSCPNVPDKVLIPRNTWKDCAAYDEQARKLAAMFVENFKEFEDQVSDKVKAAAPNIG
- a CDS encoding SUMF1/EgtB/PvdO family nonheme iron enzyme, with the translated sequence MFRLLSVIVGWLQNLFSITPPGSPPENEGDSQRPRVQVVRRLAKKAQTSLQEEVPRWGRFTTSLLQDRWHWASTHLWTIAGAVVLIGLIFVSERAAIPWWLNVIEKVKIWWVQVWQAYPVSITLAGIALLLFLFGLDWLRQLDNWLLRLWQWANAHRQISTTLAVILLLLIFYILSNTNTWAFTSVEVWSEDALAVTGQEIVVQFRGNLSAIGTSSFEALTLSTPNLPAAVTNAKGTLNRLSLADCGQVMLGPKSFAPLGGRSPVALPRLDRAKADIGTAGQISLGTTLGTFDLPLTGLLRFIFGFAIPDYRELSAQIVPASRISEAGGVRIIVTDLEGNRWMVEGAPENLPQLINFLAYRIALDWQADRTGQASDVDSANLALTLGNQAYAAGNYTVALAYYRLAEWFRPDVATVEVMLGLTQLQLSQTTASAETASMLRDKAVRAFNQAAVLEQNNTDLYPYLACLYQELGDGQQAAEKLEAFNDTLRPDSPDAKQQRITELSKKQLRGPGRLLSTFYRPAEAGFDLYYISENAAWSVPALPKVPSVDTLNELKKPMIAGEAPRQVFAVAGGAYYLTTDGLVSFYQPNRPTLAVMDAESLQLKRLPSGEFLLGASPDEADLNTGGISQIFADGELLFLVDRFGRILRLRVVQTGTGGLEVKVEAMAEVEARQIFLDTNALYVLKEDGTIWRISDPRAGDLQTARQLVSDTDNQEITAANGVVYMRRDNGNIWRYLDGEGSEGDLLKRIDPGINTNHIFIADPGLFVLKNDGSIWLIRNPQNPGKNDFEQLNLPMTNRMAMNVTGPNLIALEREETKGPEPKFYLIPESSTSAASQVVQAPLPPSPTSIPTSTPTPSPPPPTPTTPPTPTATSRPTATPTPTAMPTLEIEAEIAAVVTQTRTIDNAAEILVATAANQANWFWIDRTEVTNRQYQACVEAEVCTINADGYAALFYLPDHPVVGVNWSQAQAYCEWVAGSLPTVSQWRAAASPNGRIYPWGDTGPSCQVAVINDACDTAEPGTRPVGSKPNGAGSLGVLDLIGNVWEWTATLGNKNDARILLGGSWSNPDGTAQGGLEAFNPANTLSQGETHRENNVGFRCVRPYTPASSK